Proteins encoded by one window of Muntiacus reevesi chromosome 6, mMunRee1.1, whole genome shotgun sequence:
- the LOC136170828 gene encoding uncharacterized homolog, which produces MYRFRSQLFTGISAAAIARSYPRRFSPLLLAEDSPLSRPSHRRTSKKCSSIG; this is translated from the coding sequence ATGTATCGTTTCCGATCACAGCTCTTCACGGGGATTTCAGCTGCCGCCATCGCCCGCTCTTACCCGCGCCGCTTCTCGCCTCTGTTGTTAGCCGAAGACTCGCCACTCAGCCGCCCGTCGCACAGACGCACGAGTAAAAAGTGCAGCTCCATCGGCTGA